In Actinoplanes lobatus, the DNA window CCGTCGGTCGGCGCGGTGGCGAGCGACGGCCGCCGGGTCCAGCAGGCCTGGGCCCTGGTCCGGCTCTTCACCGAGCCGCTCGGCACCGTCCTGGTGGACGTCCCGGAGCACGGCCTCACGCCCGGCGACCTGGCCGCGGCCATCGACCGGGAGCTGGGCGACGTGGTGCGCCCGCGCCTCGACGGCGCGCCGGTGCCGGCCGCCGGGTTCGTCCCGGCGAGCGAGCCCGCCTTCCTGGCGAGCCGCCGTGCCGTGCTGGCCTCCGCCCCGGACATCACCGTGGTGGTCTGCACCCGGGAGCGGCCCGGCGCGCTGGCCCGCTGCCTGGACAGCCTGCTCAACCAGCACTACATGCCGGCCCGGATCCTGGTGGTGGACAACGCCCCGGTGACCGACGCGACCGCCGAGGTGGCCCGGTCGGCCGCCCGCCGCGGCCCGGTCGACTACCTGCTGGAGCCGAAGCCCGGCCTGTCGTTCGCCCGCAACACGGCCGAGGCCGCGACCCGGGGCCAGATCGTCGCCTGGATCGACGACGACGAGCTGGCCGACCGGTACTGGCTGGCCGAGGTGGCCCGGGCGCTGGTCGAGAACCCGGAGGCCGACGTGGTCTCCGGCGTGATCGTCCCGGCCGAGCTGGAGACCCGGGCGCAGATCTGGTTCGAGCAGTTCGGCGGGCACAGCAAGGGCCGCGGTTTCCGGCCGGACGTCTTCGGCCCGCACACCGCGCACCGGCAGAGCCCGCTCTACCCGCTGCCGCCGTTCGGTACCGGGGCGAACATGACCTTCCGGCCCGGTGTGATCGAGCGGATCGGCGGCTGGGACAACGCGCTCGGCGCCGGCACCCCGGCCATGGGGTCGGAGGACACCCTGGCGTTCACCCAGGTGCTGCTGGCCGGTGGGACGATCGTCTATCAGCCCACCGCGGTGACCCACCACTACCACCGGCGGGACTTCGAGGGCCTGCACAAGCAGATGGTCGGGTACGGCACCGGACTGACCGCCGCGTACACCGGCCTGCTGCTCGGCCGCCCGGGACTGCTCTGGTCGCTGATCAGGCTGGCGCCCACCGCGCTGCGCGACCTGACCGGCGCGGACAGCCTGCGGGTGTCGACTCTGCAGGACGATTTCCCACGAGAGCTGCTGACGGCCAACCGGCGAGGCATGATTGCCGGACCGCGTGCGTACCTCCGGGGCCGGCGCGCCGCCCGGCAGAAGCTCCGGGGAACCCGCTAAACGATCAACGCGGCGTCGGCTTCCGTGGCCCCTGACCTGGGGCGACGGAAGCCTCGTCAACACTGTGGAGGCTCTTTACATGGGGGACCAGCCGACGTCCGACCGGAAACGGGCGCCGGAGGAAGCGACCGCGAAGACCGCGGATTCGCGACCCGACGAGACCGTCGTGATCACCCGGCTTGCGCCGGAGGAACGGGACGGGAGTGAAGAGGCCACCCAGAAGCTCGCGGAACCGGTGAAATCGTCGGGCGACGAAACCGTCGTGATCAGGCCGCCCAAGGCACCCTCCGCCGACGACACCGTGGTGATCCGCGCCACCGGGCCGTCGAGGAAACGGCCGGCCGGCGACGACACCGTGATCATCCGGCTGCCGCAGGCGCCGAAGAGAGGCACCACCCCGGGCGCCGCCAGGAAGCGGCCGGCCGGCGACGACACGGTCGTCATCCGGCTGCCCGGCGGGCCCAAGCCGAAGAGCCCCGGCCCGAACGCGCTGAGCACCGCCCGCAAGCGGGCGGCCGGCGACGACACCGTCATCATCCGGCTGCCGCAGGCGCCGAAGAAGAAGGTGGCCGGCCGGGTCGTCGTCGACAAGAAGGTCGCCCACGACGAGACGGTCATCATCCGGCTCCCGGCCGAGGCGAAACCGGAACCGCGTACCGCCCTCGACTTCGGCTGGGCCCCCTGGGTCATCGCCGTCTCCACCCTCGGTGTGGTGCTGATGGCGCTGGCGTACGCCGGTGGCCGCGCCGGGGCTTCCTGGGCCATGTCCGCCTACTGGGTGGGCCAGATCATCGTCTTCTCCCCGGTCGTGTTCCGGCTGCTCAGCCGGCTGGCCGGGGTCGCCGAGTCGTTCGTCCTGGTGATGGGCCTGGCGCTGAACCAGTACATGCTGAAGTGGATGTACAGCCCGGACCAGTTCCGCTTCCCCGACGAGTTGCAGCACTGGCTGGCGACCACCCTGATCACCGAGTCCGGTGACCTGTTCCGGCAGAACAACGCGCTGCCACCGGCCGTGCACTTCCCCGGCCTGGCCGAGATGGGCGCCGGGCTGGCGCTGCTCACCGGCCTGCCGGTGACCGCGGCCGGCACCATCGTGGCCGGCGTCGCCCACCTGATCTTCGTGGGCCTGCTCTTCGCCACGGTGCTGCGCGCCAGCAACTCGCCGGCGATGGCCGGGGTGGCCTGCGTGACCTACGCGACGGCCATGCACTACCTGTTCTTCAACTCGATGTTCCTGTACCAGACCGCCGCGCTGCCGTTCTTCATGCTGACGGTCTGGGCGTACCGGCGGTGGCGCACCGGCGGTGGCCGCAAGTTCTTCGCGATCGCCGTGGTGGGCATCGCGATGACCACGGTCAGCCACCACGTCACCGCGTTCGCCCTGGTCGCGACGCTGCTGCTGCTCGCGCTCGCCGAGCTGACGCTGGAGCGGCCGCGGCCCTGGGAGACGCTGATCCTGCCGGCCGTCGCGCTGGCCGTGGTGTGCTGCTGGATCGGCTTCGTCGCGCAGGACGTCATCTCCTACCTGGAAGCGCCGGTGGAGCGGCTCGCCGCCTCGCTGAACCAGATGTTCGGCGGCGCCGCCAGCGAGGAGGCCGGCGCCACCAAACCGGTGCCGCTGGTGCAGCTCGCCGTACAGGGGATGGGTCTGCTCGGTCTGCTCGTGCTCTTCCTGGCGGTGGCCCGGGACATGATCCTGCGTAAGGACCGGGACACCTGGCGGTGGGCCGCGCTGGCCGGCGGCGCGGTGTTCTTCGCCGGCAACGGCGCCCGGTTCCTCGGCACCAACGGCCCGGAGATCGCCGGCCGGCTCTCCACCTTCACCTACATCCCGATGTCGATCATCGCGGCCATCGCGATCGTGTACGCCGTGCAGATCATCCCGGCCAAGGACGCCGACGGCCGCCGCTGGCTGTCGGTGCCGCCGCCGGGTGTCGCGGTCACCACCGGCCGCCGGCTGGCCGGTCAGGTGTACATCGGCACGGCGCTGATCACGCTGCTGATGATCGGCGCGCGTACCGGCGGGTGGCCCCCGGTGTCCGCGCTGCTGCCGGGTCCGTACCTGGCCGCCGCGTACGAGCGGTCGGTCGACGGGTTCGGCGTGGACGCGGCCCGCTGGCAGGAGCGCACCCTGCCCCGGGAGGCCCGGGTCGGCGGTGACATCACGGCGGTGGCGCTCTCCTCGACGTACGGGCGGATCGACCCGGTCCGTGAGGTGGGCGAGCTGTTCTACGCCACGTCGTGGACCTCGGCCGAGGACCAGCGGGCGCAGGAGCTGGCGGTGAACTACCTGGTCGTCGACGAGCGGCTGGGTGACATGCTGCCGTCGAACGACGCGTACTTCCAGGACGACCCGATGGCCGGCCAGATCACCGAGCCGCTGAGCGAGACCCAGCTCGGCAAGTTCGACCAGGTCAACTCGATCTCCCGGCTCTACGACAACGGCACCGTACGGATCTATCAGATGGGACCCTCGTGAACCCGGTACGCGCCGGTGTCCTCGCCGGCCTGACGGTCGTGTCCGCGCTCGCCGTCGAGTTCGGCCCGCTCGCCCTCTCCGTGCCGGGCGGCCTGCTGCTCGCCTTCGTGCTGCCCGGCCTGGCGATCAACGACGCCCTGTTCCGGCCCGGCCGCCGTGACATCGGCGTCGTCGAGCGGACCATCCTCGTGCCGGCGCTGAGCCTGGCCGTGCTGGTGCTCGGCGGTCTGCTGCTGTGGGGCGCCGGCGGCACCCTGAACCGGACCAGCTGGATGCTGGTGTGCGCGGTGGGCACGCTGATCGCCATCGGCGTGGCGGTCTACCGGACGCACACCACCGCCACCGTGGCGGCGGCCCCCGCGAAGGCCACCGGTGAGCGGATGACGATCTCGAAGCAGCGCCTGATCCGGGACGTGCTGCCGCTGGGCCTGGCCGCCGTGATGCTGGCCGGCATCGGGATCTGGTCGTTCGCCGACTCGGAGCAGACCTACGACATCGCGGTCACCTCGCTGTCGGCGGCCCCGCCCGGGGCGGTGGACCCGGCCGGCAACCGGTCGGTGCAGGTCACCGCGGCCGGGCTGAGCGCCTCCGGCGGGCCGTACACCATGGTGGTGACCGGCACCTCCGGCGAGGAGCTCAGCAAGCACGACATCACCCCGGACACCGACGGCGACTGGACCGGGCGGCTCACCGTCCCGGCCGACGAGCGGGTCACCGTCAACCTCTTCCGCGGCGGGGACACGGCCGCCTTCCGTACGCTGATCATCGCCGCCGCCGCTTAGGACCCGCCTGTATGCCGGACGTTCCGCCCACCGCGCTCCGGCGCGGCCGCCTCTGGCCGGCCGCGGCCGGGGTGGCCGCCCTCGCCCTCGCGATCATCTTTATCAACGTCGATCCCACAAAGCCCTCCGCGACTCCGGCGTCCCCGGCTCCGCACGGGATCGACGCCGACCCCCGCTCGGCCCGCGCCCAGATCGCCCTGCCCCGCGAGCCCGGCGCCTGGCCCGGCCCCTACGGCCTGTCCGGCGTCAACGGCTTCCCGGTCCTGAACAGCGCCTCCGTCAGGGAGTTCTGCTCGACCCGGGGCCGCGACTGCAAGGTGGCGCACACCTACACCGACCGGACGAGCTACGACTCGATGACCAGCGGCTCCGGCTGGGCCTTCGAGTACTTCGCCGACTTCGACGGCGTGCTGGTGATCTCCCAGGCGCTGGTGCCGGACCGGGGCGAGAACCTGGTCGCCGACTGCGCGGCCGGAAAATACGACCAGAACTGGCGGGACTTCGGCGCGCTCATGGTGCGGCACGGCCGGGGCGACTCGATCGTCCGCCTGGGCTGGGAGATGAACGAGCCGACGATGGCCTGGCGCGGCCTGAACGGAGGCGACTACATCGCCTGCTACCGCAAGGCCGCCGGCGCGCTGCGCTCCGCCAGCCCCCAGGTCGTGCTGGACTGGACGATCAACGCCCACAGCACCCCGGCGGACCTGTGCGGCGGGCTGAGCACCAACTGCTACCCGGGTGACGAGTACGTCGACATCATCGGCATCGACAACTACGACCACCACCCGTGGTCGCCGGCGGAAGCCGACTTCGACCGGACCGCGGCCGCGCCGGAGGGCCTGAACTGGCTCTTCGACTTCGCCCGTACCCACGGCAAGCTGTTCTCGGTGGGCGAGTGGGGCGTCATGCCGACCGCCGACGCCGGCAAGGACAATCCGGAGTTCATCCGCTGGATGCACGCCTGGTTCGCCGAGCACGCCCCGTACCTGGCGTACGAGGCGTACTTCCAGCGCTGCGACGGCGACTTCTCCCAGTCGTCGATCCTGCGCCCGGACGACCCGAAGTGCCTGCCGAACACCGGGTCGTCGGAGGTCTACACGGAGCTGTTCAAGCGCTGAACCGAGGGCTCGTGGCCATCGCCCGGTACGCCGCCGTCGACTGTGGATCGGTGTCGAACCGCCAGGCCTCCGGGTAGTTCGGGTGGGTGTCGGTGTCGAACCACACCGCCGCGCCGATGGCCGGGCGCTGGGCCACGTACTCGGAGAAGTCGGTGATCCAGTCGGCCTTGCTGGTGTCGCCGTGGTCCTTCGAGCCGACCTCGGTGATCAGCAGTGGTTTGCGGGACGCGTACCGCTGGTAGACGGGGTCGAAGAGGGTGGCCGGGCTCTCCTCGTGGAGGTTGTAGCCCGAGACGCCCACCCAGTCGACGAACTTGTCGCCCGGGTAGTACGCCTCCATCCGGTTCCAGTCCTCGTCCGGGCTGGAGTTCCAGTTCGGGCTCCACACCCAGGAGACGTTGGCGGCGCCCTGGTCGTCGAAGATCTCCCGCAGGTAGCGGAAGCACTTGACGTACCCCTCGGGGTTCCGCTTGTTCTGGAAGCCGCCCCACTCGTACCAGCGGCCGTTCATCTCCCAGCCCCAGCGCAGCAGGGTCGGCCGGTCCAGCTCCTTGATCCGGCGGGCGGCGGCGGCGATCAGGTCGTCGGAGTCGCCGCTGAGGATCTTGTCGTACTTGGGGCCGCGCCAGGACACCATCGGGATGGCCTTCTTCGGCATGCCCTCGATCGAGGTGGGCAGCCGGTCCGGCCAGGCGTAGAAGACGTGCACGATCCGGTGGTCGCGGCCGAGCTGCTTGCGCCGGTACCTGACCGCCTCGGGGTAGCTCATCCCCTTCAGCCCCAGGTACGACCCGAGCAGCGCCTTCCCGGCCGTGAACCGGACCGCGCCACCCAGCTTCCGGATGTCGCCGGCGGCCGCGAACGGGCTCGGCGTGGCGGACGGCGGCGCCGGTTCGACCGGGCCGGCGCCCGTCGGCGTACCGGAGACGGTGTTGTTCGTGGCCCCACGGGAGGCGGCCTTCCACATGCCGACGACGCCGGCCGCGGACGCGGCGCCGAGGGCGCCCAGCCCGAGCAGGCCCCGGCGGGTCATGCCCTGCTCCCCCTGGCTGCGGTGCCCGGCCGTCACGTCAGGTTCCGGCCGGCCTTGCGGGCCATCCTGCGCACCAGGCGCCAGCCCGGCTGGGCCAGCTGCTTGATCTGCGAGACCAGCCTGGGGCCACCACTCTCGACCAGGGCGACCAGGTCGGCGCCGGTGTGGTCGGGGGTGGGCTGGAAGCGGGGCACGGCGAACCGGCGCTCCGCCGGGGTGTGCAGGCGGCGGCCGACCTCGGTGGCGTTGTCGTGCCCGGACGACTCGACCGCCCGGCGCACCCGGTCGCTGTTGTAGCCGTGCGGGTAGGCGAACGACCGCACCTTCCGCTGCAACCGCTGTTCGAGCTGGTCGTGGCTGCTGACCACCTCCTCGCGCAGCTGCGCCGCGGAGAGCACGTCGAGCGGGTGGTGGATGAGGCTGTGGTTGCCGATCTCGATGCCGGTGGAGGCGACCTCCTCCAACTCGGACCAGGTGAGCATCGGGCCGAAGTCGGGAGACCACTGGCCCAGCCAGCCGGCGTGACCGCCGAGGTGGCCGACCGACGCGTACAGGGTGGCGCTGGCGCCGGCGGCCTGCAACGCGGGCACGCCCGCGGTGAGGAAGTCCCGGTAGCCGTCGTCGAAGGTGACCGCCACCATCTTCCCGGTGCTGCCGGCCTCCAGCTCGTCCAGCGCCTCGGTGAGACCGACCAGCCGGTACCCGGCGGCGCTGAGCGCGTCCAGCTGCTCGGCCAGCCGCTCCGGCGGCACCGCGAGGTCGCGCAGCGGACCACCGACGGCGGAGACCGAGTGGTACATCAGCGCAGGCAGCGTGGTCCAGGTCTGGGCCACCGAAGCGGTCACCGGGTCTCCCCCCAAATACGTACAGGTCGCTCGGCCGGGAACCTTACCAATGTGCGGGATACTCCCCACTCCCCCGTTCGCACAGTGCCTGGCCACTAGCCATCCAACACTACAGCGAGTAACCTTCGAGGCCTTCCGATCGGCTAGCCAGCGCGAACATCGTCACCCAACGGCTACACACGGTGACAGGTGAACCTTTGTCGCGCCGGAGACGTATCGGAGGACGACACCGAAACCGCTCTAACCCCGGGAGCGCGCACCATGTTCCGCCTCATTCAGCTGCACACCGACAGCGGTGTGCCACGCATCGGCGTCGAACCCGACGGCTACGTCAGCGCCCGCGCCGCACTGGCCCACTACCGCACCGCCCCGGCGACCTACTTCGCCGTCGGCCGATTCGACAACGAGGGCACCCTCACCGAGGTGATCCTCGACCCGATCTGCGGGCTCGACGGAGCCTGCCAGCGCCCGGCCTCGGTCATCCACGCCACCACCTACGAACGCCTCTGCGAGCGGTGCGCCTCCGGCCTCGACGTGCTCACCGTGCCCCAGCTGGCCCGCCGCCTCGGTATCGCCTGCCGTCTCGCTCCCCCGGTCGCCCGCTTCCGGCAGACCGGGATCGCCGGGCTGCGCGCGCCCTCCGGCAACCGGATCGCCCGGGAATTCCCCGACCACATCCACGACCCGGCCTGGCGCCGGGAGCTCTGCGACGATCTCTCCCGCAGCACCACCGCCCTGAACGGCCTGCTCATCGGTGTCGGCGCGCTCAGCCACCGGCAGGTGCTCGACCTCTTCCCGGCGCTCTGCGCGCTCGGCGACGAGCTTCCGGTCGGCATCCGCTCCGACCTGGCCCGGGCCACGGCACGGCCGCTTTCCCCGGCCGGCGTCACCGGCCTCCGCCTGGGCCTCAACCAGCTTTCCTAGAGACCATTCATTCGTACGCTCACCGCCGCGAATTCCTGCCCACTCCGGCCTCTGCCGCGGGCGCCGGGCGGAGATCGGTGGCCCGGGCCTACAGCCGGATGCGGAGGACCGTGCCGGTGCCGCTGCACGTGGCGCAGGTGGAGACGTAGGCGTCGCGGCCACGCAGGGCCAGACCGCCCGGGGCGGTCAGGCCCGCCGTGACCACCGTCCGCGTTCCCCGCCTGCCCAGGCGCAGCAGGGCGGTGCCGTCCAGCACGTACAGGTCCCCGGACGGCGACCAGGCCAGGTCGACGACGCCGCGGAGGCCCGAGGCGTACACCCGCGGGGCCCGGCCCGGCTCGATCCGCCAGATCCGGCCGGCCCGCTCACCGACGTAGTAGGCGCCGTCCGGTCCCTCCGCCACCGAGGTGGCCTCGGTGGCGGAGGTGCGCTGCGGCAGCGTGGCGATCGTCTGCACCCGGCCCCGCCGGCCGACCCGGATCAGGGCGTCGCCGGCCGCGTCCACGACCAGGTAGCCCTGTCCGGTGGCGAGCACCGCGACCGGATCGGCCGGGGTCTCCTGGGCGCCGAGGTCGGCCAGCACCGCCCCGTGCCGGTTGAGCTGTGCCATCCCGGCCCGCTCGGGCGCGGACCGCAGCGCCGGGCCGCCGCCCAGCCGGACGGTGTGCACCGGGTCGCCCTCCGCCGTGACCGTGACGTCCGACGGGCCGAGCGCGTATGCCCCGGCCGGGGAGGCCAGCGACGGCAGTCCCGCCTCGACCCGCCACTGCCGCCCGAACCCGGCCACCGTGATGGCCCCGGACCTGCCGGAACAGACTCGTCCCCCGGCCTCGGCCCGGCAGGGCCCGGGGCCACCGCGGCCGCCCTCCGCGATGTAGAGCTCGCCCCGCGGCCCGAACGCCAGGCCTCGCGGACCGTCCAGCCCGCGTGCGACGACCTCCATCCTCGCGTGCACCGGGGCCGCCGGTTCCGGTTCGGCGGCCCGCATCGGGCTTGCGCCGGACACCAGCCCGAGAACGGCCACGACGACAGCCTGACGGGACCGGAACATGATCAACTAAACCCCCGTGTAGTCGTTTTGTCCCTCCGACACACTCTCCGGCAGAGCGGTCCGCCGGGGCGGCTCAGTCGGAGATCCGACGAGAAGACGGACCGGTACGGTCGGGCCATGACGCCGACCTTCCCCGCCCTCGTGGCACGGGCCCGGAGCCTGGCCGGCGACGGGCGGCGCGCGGTCCTGGGCATCACCGGGCCGCCCGCCGCCGGCAAGACCACCCTCGCGACCGAGCTGGTCGCGGCCCTGGCGGCCCCCGGATGGGTGGCGCACGTGCCGATGGACGGCTTCCACCTCGCCGACGTGGAGCTGGACCGGCTCGGCCTGCGCGATCGCAAGGGCGCCCCGGACACCTTCGACGCGTACGGCTACGCGAGCATGCTGCGCCGCCTGCACGAGGACCGGGACGAGATGATCTACGCGCCCGGGTTCGAGCGGGTCCTGGAACAGCCGATCGCCGGCAGCATCGGCGTCCCCCGGTCCGCCCGCCTGATCGTGACCGAGGGCAACTACCTGCTGCTCGACGAGCCCCGCTGGGCGCCGGTGCGGAGCCAGCTGACCGAGGTCTGGTACACCGACCTGGAGGACGGCGAACGCCTGCGCCGGCTGATCGACCGGCACGTCCGGTTCGGCAAGACCCCGGACGCGGCGGTGGCGTGGGCGACCGGCACCGACGAGCGCAACGCTCGCCTGATCGCGGCGACCCGGGGCCGGGCCGACCTGATCGTCGGCCTCGCCTGAGCCTGTCTCAGGTTCTGTCGCACAGGAGTGGCATGCTTGCCCTCATGTCGGTGGATGAGGCGGTCGAGGCCGAGCCGCGCAGGCGTGGCCCGCGGGTGGCCCGGTTCGGCGTGATCCTGTTCGTGGTGCTGGGGCTGCTGTTCGGCGTCCCGCTGGTGACCCTGTTCTGGTCCGGCAACGACTGGCCCGGCGTGGTCGCCGTGGCCGGCACGGTGCTGTTCGTGGCC includes these proteins:
- a CDS encoding glycosyltransferase — translated: MTATVPAAPRLDEESGILPAVVLDLELSEPLPSVGAVASDGRRVQQAWALVRLFTEPLGTVLVDVPEHGLTPGDLAAAIDRELGDVVRPRLDGAPVPAAGFVPASEPAFLASRRAVLASAPDITVVVCTRERPGALARCLDSLLNQHYMPARILVVDNAPVTDATAEVARSAARRGPVDYLLEPKPGLSFARNTAEAATRGQIVAWIDDDELADRYWLAEVARALVENPEADVVSGVIVPAELETRAQIWFEQFGGHSKGRGFRPDVFGPHTAHRQSPLYPLPPFGTGANMTFRPGVIERIGGWDNALGAGTPAMGSEDTLAFTQVLLAGGTIVYQPTAVTHHYHRRDFEGLHKQMVGYGTGLTAAYTGLLLGRPGLLWSLIRLAPTALRDLTGADSLRVSTLQDDFPRELLTANRRGMIAGPRAYLRGRRAARQKLRGTR
- a CDS encoding DUF1616 domain-containing protein; protein product: MNPVRAGVLAGLTVVSALAVEFGPLALSVPGGLLLAFVLPGLAINDALFRPGRRDIGVVERTILVPALSLAVLVLGGLLLWGAGGTLNRTSWMLVCAVGTLIAIGVAVYRTHTTATVAAAPAKATGERMTISKQRLIRDVLPLGLAAVMLAGIGIWSFADSEQTYDIAVTSLSAAPPGAVDPAGNRSVQVTAAGLSASGGPYTMVVTGTSGEELSKHDITPDTDGDWTGRLTVPADERVTVNLFRGGDTAAFRTLIIAAAA
- a CDS encoding glycoside hydrolase family 26 protein, whose translation is MPDVPPTALRRGRLWPAAAGVAALALAIIFINVDPTKPSATPASPAPHGIDADPRSARAQIALPREPGAWPGPYGLSGVNGFPVLNSASVREFCSTRGRDCKVAHTYTDRTSYDSMTSGSGWAFEYFADFDGVLVISQALVPDRGENLVADCAAGKYDQNWRDFGALMVRHGRGDSIVRLGWEMNEPTMAWRGLNGGDYIACYRKAAGALRSASPQVVLDWTINAHSTPADLCGGLSTNCYPGDEYVDIIGIDNYDHHPWSPAEADFDRTAAAPEGLNWLFDFARTHGKLFSVGEWGVMPTADAGKDNPEFIRWMHAWFAEHAPYLAYEAYFQRCDGDFSQSSILRPDDPKCLPNTGSSEVYTELFKR
- a CDS encoding glycoside hydrolase family 26 protein, translating into MTRRGLLGLGALGAASAAGVVGMWKAASRGATNNTVSGTPTGAGPVEPAPPSATPSPFAAAGDIRKLGGAVRFTAGKALLGSYLGLKGMSYPEAVRYRRKQLGRDHRIVHVFYAWPDRLPTSIEGMPKKAIPMVSWRGPKYDKILSGDSDDLIAAAARRIKELDRPTLLRWGWEMNGRWYEWGGFQNKRNPEGYVKCFRYLREIFDDQGAANVSWVWSPNWNSSPDEDWNRMEAYYPGDKFVDWVGVSGYNLHEESPATLFDPVYQRYASRKPLLITEVGSKDHGDTSKADWITDFSEYVAQRPAIGAAVWFDTDTHPNYPEAWRFDTDPQSTAAYRAMATSPRFSA
- a CDS encoding polysaccharide deacetylase family protein, with translation MTASVAQTWTTLPALMYHSVSAVGGPLRDLAVPPERLAEQLDALSAAGYRLVGLTEALDELEAGSTGKMVAVTFDDGYRDFLTAGVPALQAAGASATLYASVGHLGGHAGWLGQWSPDFGPMLTWSELEEVASTGIEIGNHSLIHHPLDVLSAAQLREEVVSSHDQLEQRLQRKVRSFAYPHGYNSDRVRRAVESSGHDNATEVGRRLHTPAERRFAVPRFQPTPDHTGADLVALVESGGPRLVSQIKQLAQPGWRLVRRMARKAGRNLT
- a CDS encoding ScyD/ScyE family protein; this translates as MAVLGLVSGASPMRAAEPEPAAPVHARMEVVARGLDGPRGLAFGPRGELYIAEGGRGGPGPCRAEAGGRVCSGRSGAITVAGFGRQWRVEAGLPSLASPAGAYALGPSDVTVTAEGDPVHTVRLGGGPALRSAPERAGMAQLNRHGAVLADLGAQETPADPVAVLATGQGYLVVDAAGDALIRVGRRGRVQTIATLPQRTSATEATSVAEGPDGAYYVGERAGRIWRIEPGRAPRVYASGLRGVVDLAWSPSGDLYVLDGTALLRLGRRGTRTVVTAGLTAPGGLALRGRDAYVSTCATCSGTGTVLRIRL
- a CDS encoding nucleoside/nucleotide kinase family protein, yielding MTPTFPALVARARSLAGDGRRAVLGITGPPAAGKTTLATELVAALAAPGWVAHVPMDGFHLADVELDRLGLRDRKGAPDTFDAYGYASMLRRLHEDRDEMIYAPGFERVLEQPIAGSIGVPRSARLIVTEGNYLLLDEPRWAPVRSQLTEVWYTDLEDGERLRRLIDRHVRFGKTPDAAVAWATGTDERNARLIAATRGRADLIVGLA